A single Actinomadura algeriensis DNA region contains:
- the mftE gene encoding mycofactocin biosynthesis peptidyl-dipeptidase MftE, with protein MRDLAGAAWPQVENGAAVLVPVGSTEQHGPHLPLSTDTVIARAVAERAADALDGPVLVAPALPYGASGEHAGFPGTISIGRDALELVLVEIVRSLALWAGRVVFVNGHGGNAAALDAAAGRMRAEGHDAGWVGCGVPGADAHAGFTETSIMLYLAPELVRESRAVAGDTRPIAELMPELVARGVRAVSPSGVLGDPAGASAERGRELVDAMAAAAARRIGGGRADARGRLLASGAAT; from the coding sequence GTGCGGGACCTGGCCGGGGCCGCATGGCCACAAGTCGAGAACGGGGCGGCGGTCCTGGTCCCGGTCGGGTCCACCGAGCAGCACGGGCCGCACCTGCCGCTGTCCACCGACACCGTGATCGCCCGGGCCGTCGCGGAACGCGCGGCCGACGCGCTGGACGGCCCCGTTCTCGTCGCCCCCGCACTCCCGTACGGGGCCAGCGGCGAGCACGCCGGATTCCCCGGCACGATCTCGATCGGACGGGACGCGCTGGAGCTCGTCCTCGTCGAGATCGTGCGGTCCCTCGCGCTGTGGGCGGGCCGGGTCGTGTTCGTCAACGGGCACGGCGGCAACGCGGCGGCCCTCGACGCCGCCGCCGGGCGGATGCGCGCGGAGGGCCACGACGCCGGCTGGGTCGGCTGCGGGGTGCCCGGCGCCGACGCGCACGCCGGGTTCACCGAGACGTCGATCATGCTGTACCTGGCCCCGGAGCTGGTGCGGGAGTCGCGGGCGGTCGCGGGCGACACCCGGCCGATCGCCGAGCTGATGCCCGAGCTGGTCGCCCGGGGCGTCCGGGCGGTGTCGCCGTCGGGCGTCCTCGGCGACCCGGCGGGGGCGTCGGCCGAGCGGGGCCGCGAGCTCGTGGACGCGATGGCGGCCGCGGCCGCGCGGCGGATCGGCGGCGGGCGCGCGGACGCGCGCGGCCGCCTCCTCGCCTCCGGGGCCGCGACATGA
- the mftF gene encoding mycofactocin biosynthesis glycosyltransferase MftF (Members of this protein family, MftF, are glycosyltransferases, members of PF00535 (glycosyl transferase family 2). The encoding gene is found as part of the mycofactocin cassette, in Mycobacterium tuberculosis, many other Actinobacteria, and occasional members of other lineages. Mycofactocin itself, a putative redox carrier, is a heavily modified derivative of the C-terminal Val-Tyr dipeptide of the mycofactocin precursor MftA (TIGR03969).), which translates to MSDASRHPLPPGFPIALDEGTSLWSGGRVATGGVPWKVVRLADAARPHLAALRRAGARGTAASSPVGRALARLLLDHGLARPVPPPRPGPHDMTVVIPAYGRPDELARCLAAVKGLPVIVVDDCSPDPGPLRRAAAAAGARLVRHPVNRGPAAARNTGLRLVDTPLAAFVDSDCRPEPGWLDVLVPHFDDPRVAAVAPRVRPDPGDARLLARYETARSALDMGVRPALVRPGGRLGFVPTATLLVRVAAVRDLPFDEELRLGEDVDFVWRLGDRGWNVRYEPAARVEHTARLAPVEWARRRHEYGTSAADLARRHPGRLAPARPSLWNLAVLALLARGRPGPAAACAAVAAALLARRLARLPADWSLAALIVGKGVLADAAALGHALRREWWPAGLLVLVACPRGRAARAAAAAMLAPIALEWLRERPAVDPVRYTLLRLAEDVAYGTGVTAASARARSSAPLRPDVRLPEGLSAARAGTWARAAANRIRRPRRSGGTPPEPPGTDR; encoded by the coding sequence ATGAGCGACGCGTCCCGCCACCCGCTCCCGCCCGGCTTCCCGATCGCGCTGGACGAGGGGACGTCGCTGTGGTCGGGCGGCCGGGTGGCCACCGGCGGGGTTCCGTGGAAGGTGGTGCGGCTCGCCGACGCCGCCCGCCCGCACCTGGCGGCGCTGCGCCGCGCGGGCGCCCGGGGGACGGCCGCCTCCTCGCCGGTCGGCCGGGCGCTGGCCCGGCTGCTGCTCGACCACGGGCTGGCCCGGCCCGTCCCGCCGCCGCGCCCGGGCCCGCACGACATGACCGTGGTGATCCCCGCGTACGGGCGGCCGGACGAGCTGGCACGCTGCCTCGCGGCGGTCAAGGGCCTGCCGGTGATCGTCGTGGACGACTGCTCGCCCGACCCCGGCCCGCTGCGCCGGGCGGCGGCCGCCGCGGGCGCCCGGCTGGTGCGGCACCCCGTCAACCGCGGCCCGGCCGCCGCCCGCAACACCGGCCTGCGGCTGGTGGACACTCCGCTCGCCGCGTTCGTCGACTCCGACTGCCGCCCCGAGCCGGGCTGGCTGGACGTCCTCGTCCCGCACTTCGACGATCCGCGCGTCGCGGCGGTCGCGCCGCGCGTCCGTCCGGACCCCGGCGACGCCCGGCTGCTCGCCCGCTACGAGACCGCCCGGTCGGCGCTCGACATGGGCGTGCGCCCCGCGCTCGTCCGTCCGGGCGGCCGGCTCGGCTTCGTGCCGACGGCGACGCTGCTGGTGCGGGTCGCGGCGGTGCGGGACCTGCCCTTCGACGAGGAGCTGCGGCTGGGCGAGGACGTCGACTTCGTCTGGCGGCTGGGCGATCGCGGATGGAACGTCCGGTACGAACCGGCCGCGCGGGTCGAGCACACGGCGCGGCTGGCCCCGGTGGAGTGGGCGCGGCGGCGGCACGAGTACGGGACGTCCGCCGCCGACCTCGCGCGGCGCCACCCCGGCAGGCTCGCACCCGCGCGCCCGTCGCTGTGGAACCTCGCCGTCCTGGCCCTGCTCGCGCGGGGACGCCCCGGACCCGCCGCCGCCTGCGCCGCCGTCGCGGCCGCGCTGCTGGCCCGGCGGCTGGCTCGGCTGCCCGCCGACTGGAGCCTGGCCGCCCTGATCGTCGGCAAGGGCGTCCTCGCCGACGCCGCCGCCCTCGGGCACGCGCTGCGCCGCGAGTGGTGGCCGGCCGGGCTGCTCGTCCTGGTCGCCTGCCCGCGCGGCCGCGCCGCCCGCGCGGCGGCCGCGGCCATGCTCGCGCCGATCGCGCTGGAGTGGCTGCGGGAGCGGCCCGCCGTCGATCCCGTCCGGTACACGCTGCTGCGGCTCGCCGAGGACGTCGCGTACGGGACGGGCGTGACGGCCGCGTCGGCGCGGGCGCGTTCGTCCGCGCCGCTGCGGCCGGACGTCCGCCTCCCGGAAGGGCTCTCGGCCGCCCGGGCGGGCACGTGGGCGAGAGCCGCCGCGAACCGCATCCGCCGACCGCGTCGTTCCGGGGGAACGCCCCCCGAACCCCCCGGAACGGACCGTTGA
- a CDS encoding mycofactocin-coupled SDR family oxidoreductase: MGRLTGKVAFITGAARGQGRAEAVRLAAEGADVIAIDLAESASSYVRYAPATQAELDETVKLVEQRGRRIVARKADVRDLPALEAAVRDGVAELGRLDIVVANAGIVNYGRTWEITEEQWQDLIDVNLTGVWKTIKATVPTLIEQGQGGSIIITSSVAGSKGLPFLAHYASSKHGVVGLAKVLANELGEHDIRVNTVHPHGVATGMTDDSMGRYLEASPTLGPIYMPALPYQMVQPEDIANMVAFLASDEGKYITGSQLKVDMGAINR; this comes from the coding sequence ATGGGACGTTTGACGGGCAAGGTCGCTTTCATCACCGGTGCCGCGCGCGGGCAGGGACGGGCCGAGGCCGTCCGGCTCGCCGCCGAGGGCGCCGACGTCATCGCGATCGACCTCGCGGAGTCGGCCAGCTCGTACGTCCGTTACGCGCCCGCCACGCAGGCCGAACTGGACGAGACCGTCAAGCTCGTCGAGCAGCGGGGCCGCCGGATCGTCGCCCGGAAGGCCGACGTCCGCGACCTGCCGGCGCTCGAGGCGGCCGTCCGCGACGGCGTCGCCGAGCTGGGCCGGCTGGACATCGTCGTCGCCAACGCGGGGATCGTGAACTACGGCCGCACCTGGGAGATCACCGAGGAGCAGTGGCAGGACCTCATCGACGTCAACCTCACCGGCGTGTGGAAGACGATCAAGGCCACCGTGCCGACGCTCATCGAGCAGGGGCAGGGCGGCTCGATCATCATCACCAGCTCGGTGGCGGGCTCGAAGGGGCTGCCGTTCCTCGCCCACTACGCCAGTTCCAAGCACGGCGTCGTCGGCCTGGCCAAGGTCCTCGCGAACGAACTGGGCGAGCACGACATCCGGGTCAACACGGTGCACCCGCACGGCGTCGCGACCGGCATGACCGACGACTCGATGGGGCGGTACCTCGAGGCGTCGCCCACGCTCGGCCCCATCTACATGCCCGCGCTGCCCTACCAGATGGTGCAGCCCGAGGACATCGCGAACATGGTCGCGTTCCTGGCGTCCGACGAGGGCAAGTACATCACCGGCTCCCAGCTGAAGGTCGACATGGGAGCGATCAACCGCTGA
- a CDS encoding alpha/beta fold hydrolase, whose protein sequence is MITGTFRQRGLVCTDHVVEVPLDHERPDGPRIEVYAREVVTAAKADADLPRLLFLQGGPGGKAVRPASKSGFVGRALDEYRVVLLDQRGTGRSTPVNRRTLARVGGPAEQAAYLAHFRADAIVRDAEVLRREINGGRPWTTLGQSYGGFITMAYLSLAPEGLRRSFVTGGLPTLTGTADEVYRLTFDRTLEKNEEYFARHPGDRDLCARIAGHLRTHDVRMPTGERLSPRRFQGLGLGLGTRSGFDTLHFLLEEAFVEGPDGPELSDTFLAGVHDATSLAARPLYALFQELIYAQGRATDWAAERVYRGRPEFDLDGGAPFAFTGETYYPFDFDEDPALVPLRETAHLLAAKDDWPRLYDLDRLARNEVPVYAAIYHDDMFVPREFSLETARAVRGLRPWITNEYEHDGLKEGTAVLDHLLGMAEEDGV, encoded by the coding sequence ATGATCACTGGAACGTTCCGGCAGCGGGGCCTCGTCTGTACCGACCACGTCGTCGAGGTCCCGCTGGACCACGAGCGTCCGGACGGCCCGCGCATCGAGGTGTACGCGCGTGAGGTCGTCACGGCCGCCAAGGCCGACGCCGACCTGCCCCGGCTGCTGTTCCTGCAGGGCGGCCCCGGCGGCAAGGCGGTGCGGCCCGCGTCCAAGAGCGGCTTCGTCGGCCGGGCGCTGGACGAGTACCGCGTCGTGCTGCTCGACCAGCGCGGCACCGGCCGCTCCACGCCGGTGAACCGGCGGACGCTCGCCCGTGTCGGCGGCCCCGCCGAGCAGGCGGCGTACCTCGCGCACTTCCGCGCCGACGCGATCGTCCGGGACGCCGAGGTCCTGCGCCGCGAGATCAACGGCGGGCGGCCCTGGACGACGCTCGGGCAGAGCTACGGCGGCTTCATCACGATGGCGTACCTGTCGCTGGCGCCCGAGGGGCTGCGGCGCTCGTTCGTCACGGGCGGGCTGCCGACGCTCACCGGCACGGCGGACGAGGTGTACCGGCTCACCTTCGACCGGACGCTGGAGAAGAACGAGGAGTACTTCGCCCGCCACCCCGGCGACCGCGACCTGTGCGCCCGCATCGCCGGGCACCTGCGGACGCACGACGTCCGGATGCCCACGGGGGAGCGGCTGAGCCCGCGCCGGTTCCAGGGCCTCGGCCTCGGGCTCGGCACCCGGTCCGGCTTCGACACGCTGCACTTCCTCCTCGAGGAGGCGTTCGTCGAGGGACCGGACGGGCCCGAACTCTCCGACACGTTCCTCGCGGGCGTGCACGACGCGACGAGCCTCGCCGCCCGTCCGCTCTACGCGCTGTTCCAGGAGCTGATCTACGCGCAGGGCCGGGCGACGGACTGGGCCGCCGAACGCGTCTACCGGGGGCGTCCCGAGTTCGACCTGGACGGCGGTGCGCCGTTCGCCTTCACGGGCGAGACGTACTACCCGTTCGATTTCGACGAGGATCCGGCGCTGGTGCCGCTGCGCGAGACCGCGCACCTGCTCGCGGCGAAGGACGACTGGCCGCGGCTGTACGACCTCGACCGGCTCGCCCGCAACGAGGTGCCCGTGTACGCGGCGATCTACCACGACGACATGTTCGTCCCGCGCGAGTTCTCCCTGGAGACGGCGCGCGCGGTGCGCGGGCTGCGGCCGTGGATCACCAACGAGTACGAGCACGACGGGCTGAAGGAGGGCACCGCCGTTCTCGATCACCTGCTCGGCATGGCGGAGGAGGACGGCGTCTAG
- a CDS encoding M29 family metallopeptidase: MEVTSRIESRPEYLSYEAALGARKLVEEIMLVKPGEDVVITADSSTDSRVVDVTAQAVAAAGATPTVVWYPTRPSSAMEPPGPVAAAVARSQVWIEYALAYIMHSDAFRAAMAQGTRYANLTGMDVQMLVDTVARVDFQGTIDLGKALVRLLEQADEVRITTPAGTDLRARNGGRPINLRGKPAEKPGETVMLAGQISWNPLEETQEGVLVFDGAVWPPNDLGLIRSPIRMEVSEGTVTSIEGEGTDATIFRRWMEEQAKSADDAEVGRNMYRIAHWSLGFNPGVTQPTGRIVEDERIFGCVELGLGTKGAWIGGDPFLAPAHTDGSMLNPSIYLDGEAIEIEGRYVHPELVEICHRLGIPGY, from the coding sequence GTGGAAGTGACCAGCCGGATCGAGTCCCGGCCCGAATACCTGTCGTACGAGGCCGCGCTCGGCGCCCGCAAGCTCGTCGAGGAGATCATGCTCGTCAAGCCGGGCGAGGACGTGGTGATCACCGCCGACAGCTCCACCGACTCCCGTGTCGTGGACGTCACCGCGCAGGCGGTCGCGGCGGCCGGGGCCACCCCGACGGTCGTGTGGTACCCGACGCGGCCGTCCTCGGCGATGGAGCCGCCGGGCCCGGTCGCGGCCGCGGTCGCCCGCTCGCAGGTGTGGATCGAGTACGCGCTGGCGTACATCATGCACTCGGACGCGTTCCGCGCGGCGATGGCGCAGGGCACCCGCTACGCGAACCTGACCGGCATGGACGTCCAGATGCTCGTCGACACGGTCGCCCGCGTCGACTTCCAGGGCACGATCGACCTGGGCAAGGCGCTGGTGCGGCTGCTGGAGCAGGCCGACGAGGTGCGCATCACCACCCCGGCGGGCACCGACCTGCGGGCCCGCAACGGCGGCCGGCCGATCAACCTGCGCGGCAAGCCCGCCGAGAAGCCGGGCGAGACCGTCATGCTGGCCGGGCAGATCTCCTGGAACCCCCTGGAGGAGACCCAGGAGGGCGTGCTGGTGTTCGACGGCGCCGTGTGGCCGCCGAACGACCTCGGGCTGATCCGCTCGCCGATCCGGATGGAGGTGAGCGAGGGCACCGTCACCTCCATCGAGGGCGAGGGCACCGACGCGACGATCTTCCGCCGGTGGATGGAGGAGCAGGCGAAGTCCGCCGACGACGCCGAGGTCGGCCGCAACATGTACCGGATCGCGCACTGGTCGCTCGGGTTCAACCCCGGCGTCACCCAGCCGACCGGCCGGATCGTCGAGGACGAGCGCATCTTCGGCTGCGTCGAGCTCGGTCTCGGCACGAAGGGCGCCTGGATCGGCGGCGACCCCTTCCTCGCCCCCGCGCACACCGACGGCAGCATGCTCAACCCGTCCATCTACCTGGACGGCGAGGCGATCGAGATCGAGGGCCGCTACGTGCACCCCGAGCTCGTCGAGATCTGCCACCGGCTCGGGATCCCGGGCTACTGA
- a CDS encoding OPT/YSL family transporter — protein sequence MRSLKGAALHGPQSHPRAHEPVVLILTIVLSVLGALIGLHLVTTLGISANTSVIGALIAMLVGRIPARKLREMRSVHRQNLVQSAISGATFAAANSLLVPIGVPFVLGRPDLVWPMLLGAGIGLFVDSLVLYRVFDSKLFPARSTWPPGVAAAETIVAGDEGGRKAIVLGVGGLVGFLGSFVKIAGNALPFSAAGVALIGNIWALGMFGVGLGVNQYGKEWFDIDLNEMYIPHGFMVGAGLVALVQAVVLLARRQQDKSEDEKDGRTAVGAQTGEAMQTTVNERGLRRALAQGYVLFVLGALTVALTGGILGDLSVIELIGWCLLAGFAALVHQLIVGLAAMHSGWFPAFAVTLIFMVLGLVIGIPTVPLALFVAYIAATGPAFADMGYDLKAGWILRQGGTPYRLVERAGRKQQYIAQLVGFAVALAVVAVTWKSYFEGGEIPPVSKVYADTVAGGLTDTSTLTNILIWAVPGALIQFIGGPERQMGVLLATGLLILTPYACWFVLGALAFRIIWARVRGPEAASGELNLIGSGLIAGSSLTDVSRVVKG from the coding sequence ATGCGATCGCTGAAGGGGGCGGCCCTGCACGGGCCGCAGTCGCACCCCCGCGCGCACGAACCGGTCGTCCTGATCCTCACCATCGTCCTGTCGGTGCTCGGCGCGCTCATCGGCCTGCACCTGGTGACCACGCTCGGCATCTCGGCCAACACCTCGGTCATCGGGGCGCTGATCGCGATGCTGGTGGGGCGCATCCCGGCGCGGAAGCTGCGGGAGATGCGGTCGGTGCACCGGCAGAACCTGGTGCAGAGCGCCATCTCCGGCGCCACGTTCGCCGCCGCGAACTCGCTCCTGGTGCCGATCGGCGTGCCGTTCGTCCTCGGCCGTCCCGACCTGGTCTGGCCGATGCTGCTGGGCGCCGGGATCGGCCTGTTCGTCGACTCCCTGGTGCTGTACCGGGTGTTCGACTCCAAGCTCTTCCCGGCCCGCTCGACGTGGCCGCCCGGCGTCGCCGCGGCGGAGACGATCGTGGCCGGGGACGAGGGCGGCCGCAAGGCCATCGTGCTGGGCGTCGGGGGCCTGGTGGGCTTCCTCGGCTCGTTCGTCAAGATCGCCGGGAACGCGCTGCCGTTCTCCGCGGCGGGCGTCGCGCTGATCGGCAACATCTGGGCGCTGGGCATGTTCGGCGTCGGGCTGGGCGTGAACCAGTACGGCAAAGAATGGTTCGACATCGACCTCAACGAGATGTACATCCCGCACGGCTTCATGGTCGGCGCCGGGCTCGTCGCGCTCGTGCAGGCCGTCGTCCTGCTCGCCCGCAGGCAGCAGGACAAGTCGGAGGACGAGAAGGACGGCCGGACGGCCGTGGGCGCGCAGACCGGCGAGGCCATGCAGACCACGGTGAACGAGCGAGGTCTGCGGCGCGCGCTCGCCCAGGGGTACGTCCTGTTCGTCCTCGGCGCCCTCACCGTCGCGCTGACCGGCGGGATCCTCGGCGACCTGTCGGTGATCGAGCTGATCGGGTGGTGCCTGCTGGCGGGGTTCGCCGCGCTGGTGCACCAGCTGATCGTCGGCCTCGCCGCGATGCACTCGGGCTGGTTCCCGGCGTTCGCCGTCACGCTGATCTTCATGGTGCTGGGCCTGGTGATCGGGATCCCGACCGTGCCGCTGGCGCTGTTCGTCGCCTACATCGCCGCGACCGGCCCCGCGTTCGCCGACATGGGGTACGACCTGAAGGCGGGCTGGATCCTGCGCCAGGGCGGCACCCCGTACCGGCTGGTCGAGCGGGCCGGTCGCAAGCAGCAGTACATCGCGCAGCTCGTCGGCTTCGCCGTCGCGCTCGCCGTGGTCGCGGTGACCTGGAAGTCCTACTTCGAGGGCGGCGAGATCCCGCCGGTGTCGAAGGTGTACGCCGACACCGTCGCGGGCGGCCTCACCGACACCTCCACGCTCACCAACATCCTGATCTGGGCGGTCCCCGGAGCGCTCATCCAGTTCATCGGCGGGCCGGAACGGCAGATGGGCGTGCTGCTGGCCACCGGACTGCTGATCCTCACCCCGTACGCCTGCTGGTTCGTGCTCGGCGCACTGGCCTTCAGGATCATCTGGGCCCGGGTGCGCGGACCCGAGGCCGCGAGCGGCGAGCTGAACCTGATCGGTTCGGGATTGATCGCCGGAAGCTCGCTCACCGATGTCAGCCGCGTAGTGAAGGGATAA
- a CDS encoding IclR family transcriptional regulator: protein MGEPGRGTAKTLDRGLLVLLAFQHRTEWGVSELARELGLDKAVTHRLLTTLAHRGFVLADPDTRRYRLGVAVGVLARAAERGGTLEAAARPRLAALARELGESAILNVPHGAGYRTALAVDAAGPMRYSAIVGETLPAHGGAAGHAIFAFYPDDDVRRLLGAGPLERFSDTTVTDPGELRELYARVRRDRVSISHGEYDLDVTSVAAPVFAAGEVVGSLVVIGPHHNVTEKIDTTIARVRGAAESLSRLLDGGGAEE, encoded by the coding sequence TTGGGCGAGCCGGGACGCGGTACGGCCAAGACCCTCGATCGGGGGCTGCTGGTGCTGCTGGCCTTCCAGCATCGGACGGAGTGGGGGGTCAGCGAGCTGGCCAGGGAACTCGGGCTCGACAAGGCGGTGACGCACCGGCTGCTGACGACGCTGGCGCACCGCGGATTCGTCCTCGCCGACCCCGACACCCGGCGGTACCGGCTCGGCGTCGCGGTGGGCGTGCTCGCCCGGGCGGCCGAGCGCGGCGGGACGCTGGAGGCGGCGGCCCGTCCGCGGCTCGCCGCCCTGGCCCGCGAGCTGGGCGAGAGCGCCATCCTGAACGTGCCGCACGGCGCCGGGTACCGGACGGCGCTGGCGGTCGACGCCGCCGGGCCCATGCGGTACTCGGCCATCGTGGGGGAGACGCTCCCGGCCCACGGCGGCGCCGCCGGGCACGCCATCTTCGCGTTCTACCCGGACGACGACGTCCGGCGGCTGCTGGGCGCGGGACCGCTGGAGCGGTTCAGCGACACCACCGTCACCGACCCGGGCGAGCTGCGCGAACTGTACGCGCGGGTCCGCCGGGACCGGGTCTCGATCTCGCACGGGGAGTACGACCTCGACGTCACCTCGGTCGCGGCGCCGGTGTTCGCCGCCGGGGAGGTCGTCGGCTCGCTGGTCGTGATCGGCCCGCACCACAACGTCACGGAGAAGATCGACACCACCATCGCGAGGGTGCGCGGGGCAGCGGAGTCGCTGAGCCGCCTGCTCGACGGCGGCGGGGCCGAAGAGTAG
- a CDS encoding MDR family MFS transporter, which produces MTDSAHAAPAGPGRPAAPPRTGLLIGVLVASAFVMILNETILSVALRDLSTELDVSTTTVQWLTSGFLLTMAVVIPITGFLLERFTPRQIFLASLTLFALGTLISGAAPGFATLLVGRVVQACGTAVMLPLLMTTVMRLVPAERRGSMMGTITIVIAVAPAVGPTIGGALLSSLGWRWMFWLVLPLAVAALVIGAVWLRLDAQTRPVPLDVLSVLLSAAGFGGLLYGLSSIGESGGGEHAVPAWAPIAVGAVALAVFVVRQLRLQRRGRALLDLRPFTHRSFVVALVLTALLFMCMLGAAAILLPLYLQTVLHTTTFVSGLAVLPGGLALGLLGRPVGALFDRFGARPLVIPGALAMAVSLWLFTTLGEGSPLGVVIAMHVVLMVGLGMMMTPLMTESLGVLSDDLHSHGSAILATLQQVAGAFGTAVFVTVAAHGSAGGAGAAPDADGLRTAFVVAGCIGVLAVIASLFVRPAGTPEPAVVATGADDGEGEKARDGGGRPARTP; this is translated from the coding sequence ATGACCGATTCCGCCCACGCCGCCCCCGCGGGCCCCGGCCGTCCGGCCGCGCCGCCGCGGACGGGCCTGCTGATCGGCGTCCTGGTCGCCTCGGCCTTCGTGATGATCCTCAACGAGACGATCCTGAGCGTCGCGCTGCGGGACCTGAGCACGGAACTCGACGTCTCCACCACGACGGTGCAGTGGCTGACCAGCGGGTTCCTGCTGACCATGGCCGTGGTCATCCCGATCACGGGATTCCTGCTCGAAAGATTCACCCCACGCCAGATCTTCCTGGCCTCGCTGACCCTGTTCGCCCTGGGCACGCTGATCTCCGGAGCGGCCCCCGGCTTCGCGACGCTGCTGGTCGGCCGCGTCGTCCAGGCGTGCGGCACCGCGGTGATGCTGCCCCTGCTGATGACCACGGTGATGCGCCTGGTGCCGGCCGAGCGGCGCGGCTCGATGATGGGCACCATCACCATCGTCATCGCGGTCGCGCCCGCGGTCGGGCCGACCATCGGCGGGGCGCTGCTGTCCTCGCTGGGGTGGCGCTGGATGTTCTGGCTCGTCCTCCCGCTGGCGGTGGCCGCGCTGGTCATCGGGGCGGTCTGGCTGCGGCTCGACGCCCAGACCAGGCCGGTGCCGCTGGACGTCCTGTCGGTGCTGCTGTCCGCGGCCGGGTTCGGCGGGCTGCTCTACGGCCTGTCGTCCATCGGGGAGTCCGGCGGCGGGGAGCACGCCGTGCCCGCGTGGGCGCCGATCGCGGTCGGCGCCGTCGCGCTCGCCGTGTTCGTCGTGCGGCAGCTGCGGCTGCAGCGCCGCGGCCGGGCCCTGCTCGACCTGCGCCCGTTCACGCACCGCAGCTTCGTGGTCGCCCTGGTCCTGACCGCCCTGCTGTTCATGTGCATGCTGGGCGCCGCGGCGATCCTGCTCCCGCTCTACCTGCAGACCGTCCTGCACACCACCACGTTCGTCAGCGGGCTGGCCGTGCTGCCGGGCGGGCTGGCGCTCGGGCTGCTCGGCCGCCCGGTCGGCGCGCTGTTCGACCGGTTCGGCGCCCGTCCGCTGGTGATCCCGGGCGCGCTCGCCATGGCGGTGTCGCTGTGGCTGTTCACCACGCTCGGGGAGGGCTCCCCGCTGGGCGTGGTCATCGCCATGCACGTCGTGCTCATGGTCGGCCTCGGGATGATGATGACCCCGCTGATGACCGAGTCGCTCGGGGTGCTGTCCGACGACCTGCACTCGCACGGCAGCGCCATCCTCGCCACCCTCCAGCAGGTCGCCGGGGCGTTCGGCACGGCCGTGTTCGTCACCGTCGCCGCGCACGGCAGCGCGGGCGGCGCCGGGGCGGCCCCGGACGCCGACGGGCTGCGCACCGCGTTCGTCGTCGCCGGATGCATCGGCGTCCTCGCCGTGATCGCGTCGCTGTTCGTCCGCCCGGCCGGCACGCCGGAACCGGCCGTGGTCGCGACCGGCGCGGACGACGGGGAGGGCGAGAAGGCGCGGGACGGCGGCGGGCGGCCGGCGCGGACGCCGTGA
- a CDS encoding TetR/AcrR family transcriptional regulator, giving the protein MTGEPTPRRRRGRPGYDQAAILRTAVELFNRRGYDATSMGDLARELGLTKPAIYHHVTSKEQLLGRALDDALDELTAVVTEAAEDPAGRSAYERLRGVVRRSVEVLVAHQPSVTLLLRVRGNSGVELAALDRRRRLDERLAALVADAAAEGALRDDLPPPLVSRLLFGMVNSLVEWYRADGAYDPATVADAITTVAFDGLRPRGDQAS; this is encoded by the coding sequence GTGACGGGTGAACCGACTCCGCGGCGCCGGCGCGGGCGTCCCGGCTACGACCAGGCCGCGATCCTGCGCACCGCCGTGGAACTGTTCAACCGCAGGGGGTACGACGCCACCAGCATGGGCGACCTGGCCCGGGAGCTGGGGCTGACGAAACCGGCGATCTACCACCACGTCACGAGCAAGGAGCAGCTGCTCGGCCGGGCCCTGGACGACGCCCTCGACGAGCTGACCGCCGTGGTGACCGAGGCGGCGGAGGACCCGGCCGGACGGTCGGCGTACGAGCGGCTGCGCGGGGTCGTGCGGCGCAGCGTCGAGGTGCTGGTGGCGCACCAGCCGTCCGTCACCCTGCTCCTGCGGGTACGGGGCAACAGCGGCGTCGAGCTGGCCGCGCTCGACCGGCGGCGCCGCCTGGACGAGCGGCTCGCCGCGCTCGTCGCGGACGCCGCCGCCGAGGGCGCGCTGCGCGACGACCTGCCGCCGCCGCTGGTGAGCCGGCTGCTGTTCGGCATGGTGAACTCGCTGGTCGAGTGGTACCGCGCGGACGGCGCGTACGACCCGGCGACGGTCGCCGACGCGATCACCACGGTCGCCTTCGACGGCCTGCGGCCCCGCGGGGATCAGGCGTCGTAG